A window of Apium graveolens cultivar Ventura chromosome 8, ASM990537v1, whole genome shotgun sequence contains these coding sequences:
- the LOC141679263 gene encoding receptor-like protein 9DC3: protein MDLSHNQFSGNLPNNYFDNFKVMVTFNNQLDVQITHQLSNYYHYQYEPSVLLSVKGLEVEVKRILFIYTSIDLSSNNFTGEIPEVIGELISLRLLNLSHNSLTGHMPSLLGNMSLLESLDFSSNQLTGIIPRKLTSLTFLSTLNLSENHLSGAIPQGRQFDTFSNETFIGYLALEVDDNDEDGDEDNWFEWKMMLMVYGYGLVGGLSTGYIVLTTLKPIKFVIFVERAQQKLIRRCKKSKI, encoded by the coding sequence ATGGATCTATCTCACAATCAATTTAGTGGCAATTTGCCAAACAATTATTTTGACAATTTCAAAGTTATGGTGACGTTCAATAATCAACTTGATGTCCAGATAACACATCAACTTTCTAATTACTATCATTATCAATATGAACCTTCTGTTTTGCTATCTGTCAAAGGCCTGGAGGTTGAAGTGAAGAGAATTCTCTTTATTTACACAAGTATAGATTTATCGAGCAATAATTTTACAGGAGAAATTCCAGAGGTCATTGGAGAACTTATATCACTCCGGCTACTTAACTTATCCCATAACAGCCTTACAGGCCATATGCCATCCTTGCTGGGAAACATGAGTCTTCTTGAATCTTTAGATTTCTCTTCAAACCAATTGACAGGGATTATTCCTCGGAAATTGACTAGTCTGACCTTTCTTTCGACCTTGAACCTCTCGGAAAACCATCTGTCTGGTGCAATTCCACAAGGAAGGCAATTTGATACTTTTAGTAATGAAACATTCATAGGTTACTTGGCCTTAGAAGTTGATGATAATGATGAGGACGGAGACGAAGACAATTGGTTTGAATGGAAAATGATGCTGATGGTTTATGGATATGGATTGGTAGGCGGATTGTCCACTGGATACATTGTTCTCACAACTCTAAAGCCTATAAAGTTTGTGATATTTGTTGAAAGAGCTCAGCAAAAGTTGATCAGGAGATGCAAGAAGAGCAAAATCTGA
- the LOC141679264 gene encoding uncharacterized protein LOC141679264 — translation MHFMFLLVFHLLLIISVAGKKIPEYQALLSVKSSVTSDPRSLLSTWNLSSTNQNHCTWSGITCDSHRHVISLDISSFNLTGTLSPDISHLQYIQNLSLADNQLSGSLPDSINSVSTLRSLNLSKNTFYGKLPSFHNMKCLEILDLYNNNFTGPLPVDIYNLSSLRYLHLGGSFFSGEIPVEYGRFAALEFLAVPANDLTGMIPPELGNISSLTYLCLSYYNNYSGNLPTEIGNLTRLVHLDAASCGLSGELPRELGKLQNLDTLFLFDNEFSGAIRPELGKLKNLKSLDLTLNLLTGEIPESFANLENLRLLQLFRNQLHGSIPDFIADLPELEVLKLWKNNFSGYVPQGLGKNSKLRLVEVFSNKLTGPLPTGLCSGNKLETLIIFDNALLGPIPESLSECTSLSLIQMGGNQFSGSIPKGLMSLPQLAQLQLQDNFLFGEIPTTICEAKSLQILDLSNNSLSGAVPHCLGDLSINLIVMDLHRNQFQGTIPATFTKSCQLTTFNMNSNHFKGSIPLNLANCKQLRILDLGNNEISDTFPSWVDSLPHLQILVLRSNRLYGKLSNSNMERPFPKLRIMDLSHNQFSGYLPNNFFENYKVVVNPNELDELVDIKLLAIGFYYYEASVLLSVKGLEVEVERILFIYTSIDLSSNIFTGEIPEVIGELISLRLLNLSHNSLTGHMPSLLGNMSLLESLDFSSNQLTGIIPLKLTSLTFLSTLNLSENHLSGAIPQGRQFNTFTNESFIGNLALCGVPLTKKCKDDGPPRQKVDSEDEDEDDDFWIEWKMMVMGYGCGLVCGLSTGYIVFTTLKPIKFVIFIERAQQKLIGRCKKNKIRPFF, via the exons ATGCATTTCATGTTTCTCCTCGTTTTCCATCTCCTGCTAATAATCTCGGTAGCTGGAAAAAAAATTCCGGAATACCAGGCACTCCTATCTGTAAAATCATCGGTAACATCAGACCCACGTTCTTTGCTCTCTACATGGAACCTCTCCAGTACCAACCAGAACCACTGCACTTGGTCTGGCATTACCTGTGACTCTCATCGCCACGTTATTTCTCTCGACATTTCGTCGTTTAATCTCACAGGCACTTTATCTCCTGACATCTCTCATCTCCAGTACATCCAAAATCTCAGCCTCGCTGATAATCAGTTATCAGGCTCACTCCCCGACTCAATCAACTCAGTCTCAACTCTCCGTTCACTTAATCTCTCTAAAAATACTTTTTACGGAAAGTTACCAAGTTTTCACAATATGAAATGCCTAGAAATACTTGATTTGTACAATAACAACTTTACCGGCCCTCTTCCCGTGGATATTTATAATCTTTCTAGTCTCCGATATCTTCATCTTGGTGGCAGCTTTTTCTCGGGTGAAATTCCAGTTGAGTATGGCCGTTTTGCAGCTCTTGAATTTCTCGCTGTCCCAGCAAACGATCTCACTGGTATGATTCCCCCGGAGCTAGGTAATATTTCATCACTGACGTATCTTTGTTTAAGTTATTATAATAACTATTCTGGAAATTTACCTACGGAGATTGGGAATTTAACAAGACTTGTTCACCTGGACGCAGCTAGTTGTGGACTGTCAGGTGAACTTCCTCGTGAGCTTGGGAAGCTTCAGAATTTAGACACATTGTTTTTATTTGATAATGAGTTTTCAGGTGCTATTAGGCCTGAATTAGGTAAATTAAAAAACTTGAAGTCTTTAGATCTGACACTAAATTTGCTTACCGGAGAAATTCCTGAAAGTTTTGCGAATTTGGAAAACTTGAGGCTGTTACAACTTTTTCGCAATCAACTTCACGGTTCCATTCCGGACTTCATTGCTGATTTACCGGAATTAGAAGTGTTGAAGCTCTGGAAAAATAATTTTAGTGGATATGTGCCTCAAGGATTAGGGAAAAACTCGAAGCTTCGGCTTGTGGAGGTATTTTCAAATAAGTTGACTGGACCACTCCCAACAGGGTTGTGTTCCGGAAATAAACTTGAAACTCTGATTATTTTTGACAATGCTTTGTTAGGACCGATTCCTGAGTCACTTAGTGAATGCACATCGTTGAGTCTGATTCAGATGGGGGGAAATCAATTTAGTGGCTCGATACCAAAGGGGCTGATGAGTTTGCCACAACTTGCGCAGCTGCAGCTTCAAGATAATTTTCTCTTTG GAGAGATTCCTACAACAATTTGCGAAGCAAAATCCCTTCAGATTCTTGATTTGTCAAATAACAGTTTAAGTGGTGCAGTTCCACATTGTTTGGGAGATCTTAGCATTAATCTCATTGTCATGGATCTTCATAGGAATCAATTTCAAGGTACAATACCAGCAACCTTCACGAAGAGCTGCCAACTGACAACTTTTAACATGAATAGCAATCACTTCAAAGGATCGATTCCACTTAACTTGGCCAACTGTAAGCAGCTAagaattcttgatcttggaaaCAACGAAATAAGTGACACATTTCCATCGTGGGTAGATAGTCTTCCGCATCTTCAAATCCTCGTCTTGCGGTCAAATAGACTTTATGGTAAGTTAAGTAATAGCAATATGGAACGTCCATTTCCCAAGTTGCGAATAATGGATCTCTCACACAATCAGTTCAGTGGCTACCTTCCAAACAATTTTTTTGAAAACTATAAAGTTGTAGTGAATCCCAATGAACTTGATGAACTCGTGGATATCAAATTATTAGCAATAGGTTTTTATTACTATGAAGCTTCTGTTTTGCTATCTGTCAAAGGCCTGGAGGTTGAAGTGGAAAGAATTCTCTTTATTTACACAAGTATAGATTTATCGAGCAATATTTTTACAGGAGAAATTCCAGAGGTCATTGGAGAACTTATATCACTCCGGCTACTTAACTTATCCCATAACAGCCTTACAGGCCATATGCCATCCTTGCTGGGAAACATGAGTCTTCTTGAATCTTTAGATTTCTCTTCAAACCAATTGACGGGTATTATTCCATTGAAATTGACTAGTCTGACCTTTCTTTCGACCTTGAACCTCTCGGAAAACCATCTGTCTGGAGCAATTCCACAAGGAAGGCAATTTAACACTTTTACTAATGAGTCATTCATAGGTAACTTGGCATTATGTGGTGTTCCTTTGACGAAGAAATGTAAAGATGATGGGCCGCCAAGACAGAAAGTTGATAGTGAGGATGAGGACGAAGATGATGACTTTTGGATTGAATGGAAAATGATGGTAATGGGGTATGGATGTGGATTGGTATGCGGATTGTCCACGGGGTACATTGTTTTCACAACTCTAAAGCCGATAAAGTTTGTGATATTCATTGAAAGAGCGCAGCAGAAGTTGATCGGAAGATGCAAGAAGAACAAAATTCGACCTTTTTTCTAG